In Rhizobium sp. ZPR4, a genomic segment contains:
- the fabD gene encoding ACP S-malonyltransferase — MTVAFTFPGQGSQAVGMGKDLADNFAEARAVFEEVDEALGEKLSDIIFTGPEETLTLTANAQPALMAVSMAVIRVLQARGLDLKSKVAYVAGHSLGEYSALCAAGTFSLADTARLLRIRGNAMQAAVPVGVGAMAAIIGLEHADVIAVCAEASALGACQIANDNGGGQIVISGEKASVEKAAELATAKGAKRAILLPVSAPFHSTLMAPAADAMREALAGVAKANPVVPVIANVRAAPVTDAEEIAKLLVEQVTGQVRWRETVEWFAAKNVTTLYEIGAGKVLTGLARRIDKTVNGIAVNNAADIDTALAALLG, encoded by the coding sequence ATGACTGTTGCTTTCACATTTCCCGGCCAGGGCAGCCAAGCCGTTGGCATGGGCAAGGACCTTGCCGACAATTTCGCCGAGGCGCGTGCCGTCTTTGAGGAAGTCGATGAAGCGCTCGGTGAAAAGCTCTCCGACATCATCTTCACCGGCCCGGAAGAGACGCTGACCCTCACGGCCAATGCGCAGCCGGCGCTGATGGCGGTATCGATGGCCGTCATCCGTGTTCTGCAGGCGCGTGGCCTCGATCTGAAGAGCAAGGTCGCCTATGTCGCCGGCCACTCGCTCGGCGAATATTCCGCTCTCTGTGCCGCCGGCACCTTCTCGCTTGCCGACACGGCACGCCTGCTGCGCATCCGCGGCAACGCCATGCAGGCGGCGGTGCCCGTCGGCGTCGGCGCCATGGCGGCAATCATCGGGCTCGAACATGCCGATGTCATTGCTGTCTGTGCTGAAGCATCCGCGCTCGGCGCCTGCCAGATCGCCAACGACAATGGCGGCGGCCAGATCGTCATTTCCGGCGAGAAGGCTTCGGTCGAAAAGGCTGCCGAGCTTGCGACCGCCAAGGGCGCCAAGCGCGCGATCCTGCTGCCGGTTTCCGCTCCCTTCCATTCGACGCTGATGGCGCCGGCCGCCGACGCCATGCGCGAGGCGCTTGCCGGCGTTGCCAAGGCCAATCCGGTTGTGCCCGTCATCGCCAACGTCCGGGCCGCTCCAGTCACGGACGCAGAGGAAATCGCTAAGCTTCTCGTCGAGCAGGTCACCGGCCAGGTGCGCTGGCGCGAGACGGTGGAATGGTTTGCCGCCAAGAACGTGACAACATTGTATGAAATTGGCGCCGGCAAGGTGTTGACGGGCCTTGCGCGTCGTATCGACAAGACGGTCAATGGCATCGCCGTCAACAATGCTGCGGATATCGACACGGCGCTCGCCGCCTTGCTCGGCTAA
- the fabG gene encoding 3-oxoacyl-[acyl-carrier-protein] reductase has product MLDLTGRKALVTGASGGIGEEIARLLHKQGAIVGLHGTRVEKLEALASELGDRVKIFPANLSDRDEVKALGAKAEEELGGVDILVNNAGITKDGLFVRMSDEDWDAVLEVNLTAVFRLTRELTHPMMRRRYGRIINITSVVGVTGNPGQANYCASKAGMIGFTKSLAQEIATRNVTVNCVAPGFIESAMTGKLNDKQKEAIMGAIPMKRMGTGAEVASAVAYLASSEASYVTGQTIHVNGGMAMI; this is encoded by the coding sequence ATGCTTGATTTGACCGGCCGCAAGGCCCTGGTAACCGGTGCATCCGGTGGCATCGGCGAAGAAATTGCCCGGCTCCTGCATAAGCAGGGCGCCATTGTCGGCCTGCACGGTACGCGCGTCGAAAAGCTGGAGGCGCTGGCTTCCGAACTCGGCGATCGCGTCAAGATCTTCCCGGCCAACCTGTCGGATCGCGACGAGGTGAAGGCGCTCGGCGCCAAGGCGGAAGAGGAGCTCGGCGGCGTCGATATTCTCGTCAACAATGCCGGCATCACCAAGGACGGCCTCTTCGTTCGCATGAGCGACGAAGACTGGGACGCCGTGCTGGAAGTCAATCTGACCGCCGTCTTCCGCCTGACGCGCGAGCTGACCCATCCGATGATGCGCCGCCGCTACGGCCGCATCATCAACATCACCTCTGTCGTTGGCGTCACCGGCAATCCCGGCCAGGCGAACTACTGTGCTTCCAAGGCTGGGATGATCGGCTTCACCAAGTCGCTGGCGCAGGAAATCGCCACCCGCAACGTCACGGTCAACTGCGTTGCGCCTGGCTTCATCGAAAGCGCGATGACGGGCAAGCTGAACGACAAGCAGAAGGAAGCCATCATGGGCGCCATTCCCATGAAGCGCATGGGCACGGGCGCGGAAGTTGCTTCCGCCGTCGCCTATCTCGCTTCCTCGGAAGCAAGCTATGTCACGGGCCAGACGATCCATGTCAACGGCGGCATGGCTATGATCTAA
- the mltG gene encoding endolytic transglycosylase MltG: protein MSDTNQSNGTPNGQKGPIIPKSANEALRPERVPDPPKRSRKARSQMVIFLNFLMTLAVFVAVAAIGGAYYAFSIYQGSGPLTTNTNFIVRNGAGLSEIANRLESNNIITDQRIFRWLTATYLRDGETLRAGEYEIKAGASMKDIMELLKSGKSILYSVTLPEGLTVRQMFNKLQADVVLEGDLPSALPPEGSLRPDTYKFTRGTKRTEIIQQMAAAQTKLVDQIWEKRDSSVQLANKQDFITLASIVEKETGLADERAHVASVFLNRLGKGMRLQSDPTVIYGLFGGEGKPSDRPIYQSDLKKDTPYNTYLIKGLPPTPIANPGKDALEAVANPWKTQDLYFVADGTGGHVFAATLDEHNANVRRWRKLVAEKGEDPSAIAVDGQPDDAAVAPGSGTQQKKKTN, encoded by the coding sequence GTGAGCGATACGAACCAGAGCAACGGAACTCCGAACGGGCAGAAGGGACCGATTATCCCGAAATCGGCCAATGAAGCCCTGCGCCCGGAGCGTGTTCCGGATCCGCCGAAGCGTTCGCGCAAAGCCCGCAGCCAGATGGTTATCTTCCTGAACTTCCTGATGACGCTGGCGGTTTTTGTCGCCGTTGCCGCCATCGGAGGCGCTTACTACGCGTTTTCGATCTATCAGGGTTCCGGCCCACTGACGACCAATACCAATTTCATCGTGCGCAATGGTGCCGGTCTTAGCGAGATCGCCAATCGGCTTGAATCCAATAACATCATCACGGATCAGCGTATCTTCCGCTGGCTGACGGCCACCTATCTGCGTGACGGTGAAACGCTCCGCGCCGGCGAATATGAGATCAAGGCCGGCGCCTCCATGAAGGATATCATGGAACTGCTGAAGTCCGGCAAGTCGATCCTCTATTCGGTTACTTTGCCGGAAGGGCTTACGGTGCGGCAGATGTTCAACAAGCTGCAGGCCGATGTCGTGCTGGAGGGTGATTTGCCGTCGGCCTTGCCGCCGGAAGGCAGCCTGAGACCGGACACCTATAAATTCACGCGCGGCACCAAGCGCACCGAAATCATCCAGCAGATGGCGGCGGCACAGACGAAGCTGGTCGATCAGATCTGGGAGAAGCGCGATTCGAGCGTTCAGCTGGCGAACAAGCAGGATTTCATCACGCTGGCTTCCATCGTGGAGAAGGAAACCGGCCTGGCGGACGAGCGCGCCCATGTCGCTTCCGTCTTTCTGAACCGGCTGGGCAAGGGCATGCGCCTGCAGTCTGACCCCACGGTCATCTATGGTCTCTTCGGTGGTGAAGGAAAGCCATCCGATCGCCCGATCTATCAGTCCGACCTGAAGAAGGACACGCCTTATAATACCTATCTTATCAAGGGCTTGCCGCCGACGCCGATCGCGAATCCGGGCAAAGATGCGCTGGAGGCTGTCGCCAACCCCTGGAAGACGCAGGACCTCTATTTCGTGGCTGACGGCACGGGCGGGCATGTTTTCGCCGCGACGCTGGACGAGCACAATGCCAATGTCAGACGCTGGCGCAAGCTGGTTGCCGAGAAGGGTGAAGATCCGAGCGCCATTGCCGTTGATGGCCAGCCCGACGATGCTGCCGTAGCCCCTGGCTCGGGCACGCAGCAGAAGAAAAAGACCAACTAA
- the fabF gene encoding beta-ketoacyl-ACP synthase II: MRRVVITGTGMVSPLGCGTEVSWTRLLAGHNGARRVTEFEVEDLAAKIACRIPVGDGTDGTFNADDWMEPKEQRKVDPFIIYGMAAADMALADAHWHPETDEDQIATGVMIGSGIGGLEGIVEAGYTLRDKGPRRISPFFIPGRLINLVSGQVSIRHKLRGPNHAVVTACSTGAHAIGDAARLIMLGDADVMVAGGAEAPVCRISLAGFAACKALSTDFNDTPQKASRPYDRDRDGFVMGEGAGVVVLEELEHAKARGAKIYAEVVGYGLSGDAHHITAPSEDGEGAFRCMTSALKRAGLTAADIDYINAHGTSTMADTIELGAVERLVGDAAPRISMSSTKSATGHLLGAAGAIEAIFTTLAIRDNIAPPTLNLDNPERETAIDLVPHKARKREINVALSNSFGFGGTNASLVLRRYEA, encoded by the coding sequence ATGAGACGTGTCGTTATCACGGGTACCGGCATGGTATCACCTTTGGGCTGTGGCACGGAGGTGTCCTGGACGCGTTTGCTCGCTGGGCACAATGGTGCACGCCGCGTGACCGAATTCGAGGTCGAGGACCTCGCTGCAAAGATTGCCTGCCGCATTCCTGTCGGCGACGGCACCGATGGCACCTTCAATGCTGATGATTGGATGGAGCCGAAGGAACAGCGCAAGGTCGATCCCTTCATCATCTATGGCATGGCGGCTGCCGATATGGCGCTGGCCGACGCCCACTGGCATCCGGAAACGGATGAGGATCAGATCGCCACGGGCGTCATGATCGGCTCGGGCATTGGCGGCCTCGAAGGCATCGTCGAAGCCGGCTATACGCTGCGCGACAAGGGTCCACGCCGCATTTCGCCCTTCTTCATCCCCGGTCGCCTCATCAATCTCGTATCCGGTCAGGTCTCGATCCGCCATAAGCTGCGCGGCCCGAACCATGCCGTCGTCACCGCATGTTCCACCGGTGCACATGCGATCGGCGATGCCGCCCGGCTGATCATGCTCGGTGATGCCGATGTCATGGTGGCAGGCGGTGCCGAAGCTCCGGTCTGCCGTATTTCGCTTGCGGGCTTCGCTGCCTGCAAGGCGCTGTCGACGGACTTCAATGATACGCCGCAGAAGGCTTCGCGCCCCTATGACCGCGACCGTGACGGCTTCGTCATGGGCGAGGGCGCCGGTGTTGTCGTTCTTGAAGAGCTGGAACACGCCAAGGCCCGCGGTGCAAAGATCTACGCCGAAGTTGTGGGATACGGCCTTTCGGGCGATGCCCATCACATCACCGCTCCCTCGGAGGACGGCGAGGGCGCATTCCGCTGCATGACTTCGGCCCTGAAGCGTGCGGGCCTGACAGCGGCTGACATCGACTATATCAACGCGCATGGCACATCGACCATGGCCGACACGATCGAACTCGGCGCAGTCGAACGACTGGTCGGCGATGCGGCGCCAAGAATCTCCATGTCGTCCACCAAGTCGGCGACGGGCCATCTTCTCGGAGCTGCCGGCGCCATCGAGGCGATTTTCACCACGCTCGCCATTCGCGACAATATCGCCCCACCGACGCTCAACCTGGATAATCCGGAGCGCGAGACCGCTATCGATCTCGTTCCGCACAAGGCCCGTAAGCGCGAAATCAACGTCGCGCTGTCGAACTCTTTTGGCTTCGGCGGCACGAATGCGTCGCTTGTCCTGCGCCGCTATGAGGCTTAA
- a CDS encoding acyl carrier protein codes for MSDIAERVKKIVVDHLGVDADKVVESASFIDDLGADSLDTVELVMAFEEEFGVEIPDDAADSILTVGDAVKFIEKAQA; via the coding sequence ATGAGCGATATCGCAGAACGCGTAAAGAAAATTGTTGTTGATCATCTTGGCGTTGACGCCGACAAGGTTGTTGAAAGCGCAAGCTTCATCGACGATCTGGGTGCGGACTCGCTCGACACCGTCGAACTGGTCATGGCCTTCGAAGAAGAATTCGGCGTTGAAATCCCGGACGACGCTGCTGACTCGATCCTGACGGTCGGCGACGCGGTAAAGTTCATTGAGAAGGCTCAGGCCTAA